The sequence below is a genomic window from Pleurocapsa sp. PCC 7327.
AGCACGAGGTTTCGCTAGTTAATTGCGATCGCAATCTCAACAATCCATGATTAAATCCATTTTTTAAGGAAGAAACTTTGGTAAAAGCCATAAAAATAGTTCGGATATTGGTTATTGGTTAGTTGTTGCTTGTTTGGCGCTACCATACTAACCACTAACTACTGACTACTAATATTGAACTAACGTAATAATAGGAACATCTGGCAATTTTTTGCGCCCTTCTAATTCGGTTAACTCGATGATAAAACTAAATCCCAAGACCTGGCAGCCAATTTGTTCTAGTAAATCGGCTGTTGCTTTAGCCGTTCCACCAGTAGCAATGAGATCGTCAACGATCAGCACTCGACTTCGACCGTCTATAGCATCTTGATGGATTTCCAAGCGATCGGTTCCATACTCTAGCTCGTATTCAACGGCATGAACCGCCGCTGGAAGCTTTCCCGGTTTGCGGACTGGAACGAATCCAGCATTGAGGGTATAGGCTAGCGGCGTTCCAAAGATAAAACCGCGAGATTCCATACCGACGATGTAATCGGGAACCAAACCAGCGTCTTTACACTTCTGAGTTAATGTATCGATCGCGTAGCGCAACCCCTCCGGATTGCTAAGCAGGGTCGTAATATCGCGAAAAGTAATTCCCGGCTTCGGAAAGTCAGGAATATCTCGAATGAGAGATTTGAGATCCATAATTTCACTAATTCACGAATTAATCGCTAATGACTAAAATACAATTTTCCCAATAAGCTATTCTAGGATGAGTCCTTCTACAACTATAATGTCCGATTCTAATTCTCCTGTTGATGCCAAACCACACATTTTAAATATTCTGCCCGACTTTCCTATCATAGGGCAGCAATCTGCTATTCGCATTCAGCAAAAAATTGACCTGATCCTCTTGGCGATCGAAGCTTTGGAATTAGGAGCGTCAGAGCAGTTTTTAGCAACGGCTAAACAGTTAGATCTTCAGGGGATTATTAAAAATCGGATCGTCCTGTGGCGCTTGCGTTGCACGAATCCTTGGCGGCGTTCTTACCTGCGCAACAGCCTTACCTTGGAGCAAGCAAAAGCGCTTGTCATTATCGCTAGCTATCGAGCCAAACAACTCATCGTTCCCATCCGCAACCTACTGCTTGCCGAACAACAAATGCGAGATAAAGGATTGCCCTTAGATAACCATTTTCTCTTATCGGAGTATCTAGAACAGTTTCGTTCGCACTTTCGCAGTCGCATGAATCCCCGTCGCGCTAAGGTAGCTGTTTATCTCGGTTGGGAAGACGAATTGAACGAACTCGCCCTATCCCTACTTCATCAGCTAATATTTTTTACGGGTACGATGGGCATGCAGCGATTTTGGATTAGTTTGTTTGACGGAGAGGTGGCATGACCATTCGACGACAGTATAGTTTGCCTAACTGTACTTTAATTTTAGAAGGATTGAGCAATGAGGCAGCACCTGCTGACGCAACAGATGCACGACCAATGCTATCAATTTTGGTCAATGCAGAATGTCAGTTTGTTGGCATTAACAAAAAGCTGCACGGCGGACGGACGTTTTTGGAAAATTTAGTCAAAGCGGTCAGTGCCTATGCCCAGGAGTGTCTCAGCGGAGTTCGCCACCCCCAGGACTCTCGGGAAAATGGCGATCGCATTTATTTAGAAAAAATTGAAGGAACTAATCTGCACCGCCTCACGTGGCAACCCGCAGAAGACGCCAACGAACAACCCGTCGAAATTGAATTAACGACAGTGCAGTTATTCGATCTTGTAGAAGCCGTCGATCAATTTGCTGCCGACACTCGCACCTTACCCGATATCTCGATCGAGTTAAAACCCCTATCTCGTCGCTACCGTAAACCCGACGAACCTATCGCCCAAAGAGCCATTCCCGCCACATTAGGAGTCTTGGGATTAGCGTTGACTGGGTTTATTGCTTTCTTGCTCCCCATTCCCGAAGTTCGCAAACCCGAACCCGAACCCCAAGCAAGTCCGACACAAACGACTCCGAATTCTCAGCCATCTCCTCCTGGTAATCCCCCAACACCATAGTTCGGCTATTAGTGATTGCTTTCTAAAGTAATGACAATCTTGCCAACTGCGCGACCGCTTTCACTATAGCGATGAGCCTCAGCTATTTCTGATAAGGGATAAGTGCGATCGATAACGGAGCGAATCTTATCGGCTTCAATTAATTGTTTTAATTGAGCCAAGTCCTTACCACTTGCTTTGGCAAAAAATAATTTCGCTTTTTTCCCTGGAATTAAAGAAGTCAAAAAACTATTCACAAGAACGTCAGGGCTTGGCAAAAGAGCGATATAAATCCCTTGAGAAAGTAGATTATTTTTACATTCAGAAAAAGAGCGTTTGCTCACCACATCAAAAATAATGTCGTATTTTTCAGTTTCTTTCGTAAAGTCTTGTTGCGTGTAATCAATGACTCGATCTGCGCCTAAGCTTTTTACCAATTCCACGTTTTTTGTGCTACAAACTGCCGTGACTTCTGTTTCCCATGCCTTAGCAATTTGCACTGCAAATGTCCCTACACCGCCCGATGCGCCGTTAATGAGAACTTTTTGACCTCTTTTTATCTCTCCTGCATCTCGCAGGGCTTGTAGGGCAGTTGTAGCAGCAAGGGGAACGGCAGCCGCTTGTTCGTGAGTGATGTTATTTGGTTTGAGGCAAACAAACTGTTCTGCAACGGCTACATATTCAGCATAAGCCCCGCCGGGAATAGAACCGAGATAGGCATAGACTGCATCTCCGGGCTTGAATTTTGTCACTCGATCGCCGACTTCTACCACTTCTCCCGAAACGTCAAACCCTAAAATTAATGGAAATTTATAGCCTGTCAGGAATTGAAGCATTCCCTGTCTGATTTTCCAATCGATGGGATTGACGCTACTGGCATAAATTTTGATTAGCAGTCGATCGCTTTTTAGAGAAGGCTTTTCGACATCTGCGTATTGTAAGACATCAGCAGAACCGTACCGATTAATGATGATTGCTTTCATACTTTCACCTGTTGCGATCGCTCCCTCAAGTTTTCCTAGGGGCTTCTCTATACAAGTTGCCATTGTTTCTTGAGCAGCGCTAAAAAGGTGGCGTAGCCTGCCGAAAACTCGAATTTGGGCGGATCGGGAACGAGATATTCGGGAAACTCCGTATAGGGCCGCCATTTTTCTGAGGGATCGTGCCGTAGATATAGCATACTCGCATCGGTTGCGCCGTCAGGTTTCCAAGTCATTTGACCTGGGGTGCGATCGCCCATAAAAATCTCCTTACACTCAATCTTACAACCATGTCTTAAGAGTTTTTTACATTTTGACAAATAGCTAGCTAGCTTCTGTAAGCATTTATACTTATTTTTTCTCGATTGCTTCGAGAAAAAGATTTACGCTCAATCTTTAGAATAAATGTAGATATTTACAGGCGAAGATTATGAAGTTAACTTGGCTCGACAGTAATTCTTGGCTGATCGAACTGGCTGGAAAACGCATCCTCCTCGACCCCTGGTTAGTTGGTTCTCTAGTCTTTGGCAATCTCTCGTGGCTGTTCAAAGGGGAAAAAAACGTCTCTCGTCCCATTCCCGAAAAGATCGATTTGATTCTACTGTCCCAAGGATTAGAAGATCACGCCCATCCTCCGACACTCAAACTACTCGATCGCAATATTCCCGTCGTTGCTTCTCCCAATGCAGCTAGGGTAGTTCGAGAGTTAGGATACGTACAGGTAACGGCTTTAGCCCATGGAGAAACTTTTACCTTTGCCAATCAATTAGAAATCAAAGCCGTTCCCGGTTCTCCTATCGGACCGCAGTTAGTTGAAAATGGCTATTTGCTAAAAGATCTAGAAAACGGTCAAACAATCTATTACGAACCTCACGGCTATCATTCTCCTTCTCTCAAAGAGAATGCACCTGTCGATGTCGTTATTACCCCGATTATCGATCTAAAAATCCCGCTTCTAGGTTCGGTCATTAAGGGACAACAGAGTGCCTTGGAAGTATGTAAATGGTTGCAACCTCAAGTCATCGTGCCAACAGCAGCAGGAGGTGACATAACCTTTGAAGGATTGCTGATGTCCGTGCTTCGTGCTGAAGGAAGCGTCGAAACATTTCGTGCTTTGCTTGCCAAAAATAACCTCTCGACGCGGGCGATCGAACCAAAACCGGGCGAAGCATTTGAAGTAGAGTTAGAAAAAAGGGCTGTTAGCCTTTGATCGTTGGGTGGGTTGGCGAAACGCAACCCACCACCACCCAGTTCGTCAAGCTGCTTTAGCTTGGGCTTGTTGTTGCAGGAAATTAACAATTGATGTTTTCTCCAAAAGTCCAACAACAACGCCATTTTCACCAACAACCGTTAGCTGTTGTAGATTTTTCTGTTCTAGTAGTTTAACGACTTCTAATAGAGAGCGATCGGCGCTAATCATTTCCATTGCTCGTGATGGTTGAATGAGTTCGCTAACTCGAACTTCTGTCCATTTAGAAGTGGGAACTTTTTTCAGGTCATCGACGGCAAGTTCTCCTAATAATTGTCCGGCTTCGTTAGTTACTAAAAACTTTTTCCACTGGTTCTGTCCAATGACATAATCATTGGCAAAGTCCCGCAGCGTTAAGGTAGCAGGGACAATTGGACTATTAGGGATAACGGCATCTTGAGCCGTGTATTGACTTAAAGTTTCTTGAATTCTAGCCGATTGAGCGGAGAAACCAGCATTTTGTAATAGAAATAAACCAATTAATAGCGTCCAAAAACTACCAAATTGGCTCAGTCCTAAGATAGATAGTCCGCCTAAAATTACGGCTAGCCAACCAAAGAATTGACCGACTCTACTGGCAAAGATAATACCTTTATTAGGGTTTCCTGTAATCTGCCAAACGATCGCTTTAAGAACGTTGCCTCCATCTAGGGGTAAGCCAGGAATTAGGTTAAATAATCCCAAGATTAAATTAATTGAAGCGAGTAAGTAAACGATCGCTTCTACGGGAGAGGGCAGAGATAAGTTGTTGGCGAGAATTGTAAATAGACCGAACAGAAATAGACTAACAACTGGTCCTGCGATCGCGACTAAGAAAGCTTGCAAGGGACTATTCGATTCCTTCTCTAACGTTGCCAATCCGCCAAAGAGAAATAAAGTAATCGATCTAACTTTAATTCCTTGAGCGATCGCAACGAAACTATGTCCTAGTTCGTGGAATACCACAGAAGCAAATAATAACAGTGCGGCAACAAATCCTAGAATCCAGGGTGTTATTCCTGTGAGTTGAGGAAATGATGTTAGTTCTCCCCCGTAACTCAAAGTTACTAAGCCCAGGACAAAAAACCAGGAAGGATTCACATAAAAAGGAATCCCAAATAAATTGCCGACGCGAATGTTGCCATTCATGAGATAACCTCTGAAAATTTTGAATTTTGAACCCGCCCGCAGTATGAATTCCGAAGACGGCTGAATTTGTTATTGGCTTCTGTTTAAATTGTAACGAAGTGTTAAAAGCAATTAAGTTTAGCTATTTTAGTAAAAACCGTCCAAAAAAGTTCGGTTAGGTAAGAGAAGAAAGTTATTGATTTAATTTAAAAAGATTAAAAGGCAAGATTGTAAATCCAAGCTTAATTATTCGAGAAGCTCCCTCGAATCGAGAGTTAATGCTTGTATAATTAAAAGTTTCTACTACTCTATTGCCAAGAAAAAAAGGGTTGAGAGAAAAGAAATGGGGATTAAAGACTTAAAAGGCAGAGATATTTTAGGTATAGCAGACTTGAGCGCGGCAGAAATTAAAGATTTGTTGCAACTCGCCGCCGACCTGAAAAGTGGAAATCGATCGCCTGTTTGTAACAAAATCTTAGGATTATTATTTTACAAAGCTTCTACTCGCACTCGCGTGTCTTTTACCGTTGCCATGCACCAACTTGGCGGTCAAGTCATCGATCTCAATCCCAACCTCACTCAAGTTGGCAGGGGCGAACCTATCTCAGACACAGCAAGGGTTTTAGATCGCTATATCGATATTTTGGCAGTGCGAACCTTCAAGCAAACCGACTTGGAAGAGTTTGCTCGCTATGCCCAAATTCCGATTATTAATGCCTTGAGCGATCTAGAGCATCCCTGTCAAATTCTAGCGGATTTATTGACGATTCAAGAATGTTTTGGCAAGATTTCAGGCGTTACGGCAACTTTTCTCGGCGATGGCAATAATGTCGCCCATTCCTTCATTCTCGGCGGTGCCTTAATGGGCATGAAAATTCGCATAGCTACCCCAGAGGCACATAAACCAGAACCCGCTATTGTAGAAAAGGCAAGGCAATTGGCAGTAGACGGGGCGGAAATTATCATTACTGAAGACCCCATTGAGGCAGTGAAAGGATCGCAAGTGGTTTATACTGACGTTTGGGCAAGTATGGGACAAGAAGCTTCAGCTGAGTCGAGAATTCCCATGTTTCAACCTTACCAAGTTAACGAAGAAATTCTCGCTCATGCGGATTCGGATGCGATCGTACTGCACTGTTTGCCTGCCCATCGAGGAGAGGAAATTACTGAAGCTGTCATTGAAGGCAAGCAATCGCGGGTATGGGATGAGGCAGAAAACCGCATGC
It includes:
- a CDS encoding adenine phosphoribosyltransferase, which gives rise to MDLKSLIRDIPDFPKPGITFRDITTLLSNPEGLRYAIDTLTQKCKDAGLVPDYIVGMESRGFIFGTPLAYTLNAGFVPVRKPGKLPAAVHAVEYELEYGTDRLEIHQDAIDGRSRVLIVDDLIATGGTAKATADLLEQIGCQVLGFSFIIELTELEGRKKLPDVPIITLVQY
- a CDS encoding DUF3038 domain-containing protein gives rise to the protein MSPSTTIMSDSNSPVDAKPHILNILPDFPIIGQQSAIRIQQKIDLILLAIEALELGASEQFLATAKQLDLQGIIKNRIVLWRLRCTNPWRRSYLRNSLTLEQAKALVIIASYRAKQLIVPIRNLLLAEQQMRDKGLPLDNHFLLSEYLEQFRSHFRSRMNPRRAKVAVYLGWEDELNELALSLLHQLIFFTGTMGMQRFWISLFDGEVA
- a CDS encoding DUF4335 domain-containing protein; this encodes MTIRRQYSLPNCTLILEGLSNEAAPADATDARPMLSILVNAECQFVGINKKLHGGRTFLENLVKAVSAYAQECLSGVRHPQDSRENGDRIYLEKIEGTNLHRLTWQPAEDANEQPVEIELTTVQLFDLVEAVDQFAADTRTLPDISIELKPLSRRYRKPDEPIAQRAIPATLGVLGLALTGFIAFLLPIPEVRKPEPEPQASPTQTTPNSQPSPPGNPPTP
- a CDS encoding NAD(P)-dependent alcohol dehydrogenase, with protein sequence MKAIIINRYGSADVLQYADVEKPSLKSDRLLIKIYASSVNPIDWKIRQGMLQFLTGYKFPLILGFDVSGEVVEVGDRVTKFKPGDAVYAYLGSIPGGAYAEYVAVAEQFVCLKPNNITHEQAAAVPLAATTALQALRDAGEIKRGQKVLINGASGGVGTFAVQIAKAWETEVTAVCSTKNVELVKSLGADRVIDYTQQDFTKETEKYDIIFDVVSKRSFSECKNNLLSQGIYIALLPSPDVLVNSFLTSLIPGKKAKLFFAKASGKDLAQLKQLIEADKIRSVIDRTYPLSEIAEAHRYSESGRAVGKIVITLESNH
- a CDS encoding MBL fold metallo-hydrolase, producing the protein MKLTWLDSNSWLIELAGKRILLDPWLVGSLVFGNLSWLFKGEKNVSRPIPEKIDLILLSQGLEDHAHPPTLKLLDRNIPVVASPNAARVVRELGYVQVTALAHGETFTFANQLEIKAVPGSPIGPQLVENGYLLKDLENGQTIYYEPHGYHSPSLKENAPVDVVITPIIDLKIPLLGSVIKGQQSALEVCKWLQPQVIVPTAAGGDITFEGLLMSVLRAEGSVETFRALLAKNNLSTRAIEPKPGEAFEVELEKRAVSL
- a CDS encoding site-2 protease family protein; this translates as MNGNIRVGNLFGIPFYVNPSWFFVLGLVTLSYGGELTSFPQLTGITPWILGFVAALLLFASVVFHELGHSFVAIAQGIKVRSITLFLFGGLATLEKESNSPLQAFLVAIAGPVVSLFLFGLFTILANNLSLPSPVEAIVYLLASINLILGLFNLIPGLPLDGGNVLKAIVWQITGNPNKGIIFASRVGQFFGWLAVILGGLSILGLSQFGSFWTLLIGLFLLQNAGFSAQSARIQETLSQYTAQDAVIPNSPIVPATLTLRDFANDYVIGQNQWKKFLVTNEAGQLLGELAVDDLKKVPTSKWTEVRVSELIQPSRAMEMISADRSLLEVVKLLEQKNLQQLTVVGENGVVVGLLEKTSIVNFLQQQAQAKAA
- the argF gene encoding ornithine carbamoyltransferase, whose product is MGIKDLKGRDILGIADLSAAEIKDLLQLAADLKSGNRSPVCNKILGLLFYKASTRTRVSFTVAMHQLGGQVIDLNPNLTQVGRGEPISDTARVLDRYIDILAVRTFKQTDLEEFARYAQIPIINALSDLEHPCQILADLLTIQECFGKISGVTATFLGDGNNVAHSFILGGALMGMKIRIATPEAHKPEPAIVEKARQLAVDGAEIIITEDPIEAVKGSQVVYTDVWASMGQEASAESRIPMFQPYQVNEEILAHADSDAIVLHCLPAHRGEEITEAVIEGKQSRVWDEAENRMHAQKALLVSLLGIE